From Leopardus geoffroyi isolate Oge1 chromosome B4, O.geoffroyi_Oge1_pat1.0, whole genome shotgun sequence, a single genomic window includes:
- the ART4 gene encoding ecto-ADP-ribosyltransferase 4, producing MKPQEQRSTFNTNKYHPLTNRCRRTLFPTTPTAPVLRIWLLPKQLPLLMLFSALQTPSGSSEVAININFDLAPNSFDDQYQGCSQQVMEKLSQGDYFTKEIETHRNYYRVWSNAYLTWLNQAKDLPKNINITHAVAISVYTSNNSIRTDFIRAMASATRTPRQYKHSFHFKYLHYYLTSAIQLLRKEIVGKNNSLCYEVHHEMKGINLEAYRGATIRFGQFLSTSLRKEDTQKSENQTLFTIFTCLGAPVEEVSVKKEVLVPPYELFKVVNMSHNPRGNWLQLQSAGNQSTYNCQLLKASSKKYNPAPMVIASLSFLTSVVISSKSRG from the exons ATGAAGCCGCAAGAGCAAAGAAGTACTTTTAACACAAACAAATACCATCCATTGACCAACAGATGCAGGAGGACTCTTTTCCCAACTACTCCTACAGCCCCTGTGCTGAGAATCTGGCTCCTTCCAAAGCAGCTTCCTCTCCTGATGCTGTTCTCTGCCTTGCAGACACCCTCCGGGAGTTCTGAG gtTGCCATTAACATCAACTTTGACTTGGCACCAAATTCCTTCGATGATCAGTACCAAGGATGCAGCCAGCAGGTCATGGAGAAGCTAAGTCAAGGGgattatttcacaaaagaaatagaaacacataGAAATTACTACAGGGTCTGGAGTAATGCCTATTTAACCTGGTTGAACCAAGCAAAAGATCTCCCCAAGAACATTAATATTACGCATGCTGTGGCCATCTCAGTTTATACATCAAACAATAGCATTCGCACAGACTTCATCAGAGCCATGGCCAGTGCTACTAGGACTCCACGGCAGTATAAACATTCATTCCATTTCAAATACCTACACTACTACCTGACCTCAGCAATCCAGCTGCTAAGGAAAGAGATAGTCGGGAAGAACAACTCATTGTGTTATGAGGTGCATCATGAGATGAAGGGTATCAATTTGGAAGCCTACAGAGGTGCCACCATCCGATTTGGCCAATTCCTTTCCACCTCCCTCcgaaaagaagacacacagaagtCTGAAAACCAAACTCTATTTACCATATTCACCTGTCTGGGTGCACCTGTAGAAGAAGTTTCTGTCAAGAAGGAGGTCCTGGTCCCTCCCTATGAGTTGTTCAAAGTTGTAAATATGAGCCACAACCCAAGAGGAAATTGGTTGCAATTGCAGTCAGCTGGGAACCAGAGCACATATAACTGTCAGCTACTAAAAG